The following are from one region of the Gloeomargarita lithophora Alchichica-D10 genome:
- a CDS encoding DUF2283 domain-containing protein has protein sequence MKLVVQKDNDALYLRLDDTSIIESEEVSDGIILDYNAEGKVVGIEVLYISQRSPGSWQHILLETTP, from the coding sequence ATGAAATTAGTGGTTCAGAAAGACAATGATGCCCTTTACTTGCGCCTCGATGACACCTCCATTATTGAGTCCGAAGAAGTCAGTGATGGCATTATTTTGGATTACAATGCTGAAGGCAAAGTCGTTGGTATTGAAGTGCTGTACATCAGTCAACGTAGCCCTGGTTCCTGGCAACACATTCTATTGGAAACTACTCCTTAA
- a CDS encoding virulence-associated E family protein, translated as EFLNDPTGNRRFWVIPVPLTEIDIPSLQRERDGIWAAAVQAYRAGERWWLQGAEYQESERLNQDFLQSDPWQEVIAGKLSIPTAPSQVTTEYVLSDWLNISTDRQGKQEQRRVGAIMRSLGWENSTQRLNGTPKKCWVKNLHGTLHRVSPLDFEAMGQSAGAGDFLWGGLPDLAPTR; from the coding sequence CGGAATTTTTGAATGACCCAACGGGGAACCGGCGGTTCTGGGTGATTCCCGTGCCCCTGACAGAGATTGATATTCCCTCATTGCAACGGGAACGGGATGGGATATGGGCGGCGGCGGTGCAAGCCTACCGTGCCGGGGAACGTTGGTGGTTACAGGGTGCGGAATACCAGGAATCCGAGCGGTTGAACCAGGACTTCCTACAGAGCGACCCTTGGCAGGAAGTGATCGCCGGGAAGCTGTCCATCCCCACCGCCCCGTCCCAAGTGACCACCGAGTACGTCCTAAGCGACTGGCTGAACATTTCCACCGACCGGCAAGGTAAACAGGAACAACGCCGGGTGGGGGCAATTATGCGGTCGCTGGGGTGGGAGAACTCTACCCAACGGCTGAACGGCACTCCCAAAAAGTGCTGGGTAAAAAACTTGCATGGTACGTTACACCGGGTCAGTCCCTTGGATTTTGAAGCTATGGGGCAATCAGCCGGTGCAGGTGATTTCTTGTGGGGGGGATTGCCTGACCTTGCCCCAACCCGATAG
- a CDS encoding zinc ribbon domain-containing protein, with the protein MVGKIVIRWEATSQGCSHCGWWWGKLDLSVRQVVCDNCGTVHDQDTNALKT; encoded by the coding sequence ATGGTTGGTAAAATAGTTATTCGGTGGGAGGCCACCAGTCAAGGGTGTTCTCATTGCGGCTGGTGGTGGGGTAAATTGGATTTGTCTGTCCGCCAGGTGGTCTGTGACAACTGTGGGACAGTTCACGACCAAGATACGAATGCTCTAAAAACATAG
- a CDS encoding helix-turn-helix domain-containing protein, whose translation MGEVVCTLELLLHHRGITIAQFAKETGIGYNTLKRLCENPAGVEFATLAKICGALNCGVSQILRYKKNGVFVDDNEWSAVLTGRVILDFMQEKVSEQNSKTQNQTTELNRQINSLMAAHLGRQQADTEAIRGEMLRMTQRAIGRFVELTAGENVAQENQRRQDNRSK comes from the coding sequence ATGGGGGAAGTTGTTTGCACCTTGGAACTGCTACTGCACCATCGGGGCATCACGATCGCCCAGTTTGCGAAGGAGACGGGCATCGGGTACAACACACTGAAGCGGTTGTGTGAAAACCCCGCCGGGGTGGAATTTGCAACGCTGGCTAAAATCTGTGGGGCGTTGAATTGTGGCGTGTCCCAAATCCTGCGCTATAAAAAAAATGGGGTTTTCGTTGACGATAATGAGTGGTCTGCGGTATTGACGGGGCGGGTGATTTTAGATTTCATGCAGGAGAAAGTTTCTGAACAAAACTCAAAAACTCAAAATCAAACGACGGAGTTAAACCGACAAATTAACAGTTTGATGGCCGCCCATCTGGGACGACAACAGGCTGACACTGAGGCCATCCGGGGGGAAATGTTAAGGATGACCCAGCGAGCTATTGGGCGGTTTGTCGAATTGACCGCTGGGGAGAATGTCGCTCAAGAAAATCAACGCCGTCAAGATAATCGGTCTAAATAA
- a CDS encoding DUF4258 domain-containing protein — YRREGGKMIGGFEFSDHAHHQMQERNIQASWLTETLSAPDRLLPLADPHDNTHYLKQISEFGDRWLRVIVNPNADPQRIVALFFDRRVK, encoded by the coding sequence TATAGAAGGGAAGGAGGGAAAATGATAGGTGGCTTTGAGTTTTCCGACCATGCACACCACCAAATGCAAGAACGCAACATCCAGGCATCCTGGCTCACTGAAACCCTTTCTGCACCGGATCGGCTTTTGCCCCTTGCCGACCCGCACGACAACACACACTACTTAAAGCAAATCTCAGAATTTGGTGATCGCTGGTTGCGTGTTATCGTCAACCCAAACGCTGATCCTCAACGAATAGTCGCCCTCTTTTTTGACAGGAGAGTTAAATGA
- a CDS encoding helix-turn-helix transcriptional regulator — translation MDRILRLPEVLAVYPIGRSTWYRGISEGRFPRPVKLGSRSVGWRESDICRLME, via the coding sequence ATGGATAGAATTTTGCGACTCCCCGAAGTTTTGGCAGTTTATCCGATTGGGCGTAGCACTTGGTACAGAGGAATTTCCGAAGGCCGCTTCCCCCGTCCGGTAAAGCTGGGTTCCCGATCGGTTGGTTGGCGTGAATCCGATATTTGCAGATTAATGGAGTGA
- a CDS encoding nucleotidyltransferase family protein, producing the protein MAPDSQKWKEYRIRAHQQRKLWLAHHRSKGLKVAQSVADFLKREYGVTRVMLFGSMVLGNIREESDIDLAVWGLPQRQYFKAWAAVNDIRRDFPVDLIDINDASEILLEHIENGWEL; encoded by the coding sequence ATGGCTCCAGACTCCCAAAAGTGGAAAGAATACCGTATTAGAGCGCACCAGCAGAGGAAACTTTGGTTGGCACATCACCGTTCCAAGGGCTTGAAAGTCGCCCAATCCGTAGCTGATTTTTTAAAAAGAGAGTATGGGGTTACACGGGTCATGTTATTTGGCAGTATGGTGTTAGGCAATATCAGAGAAGAGTCCGATATTGACTTGGCCGTGTGGGGATTGCCCCAAAGACAATATTTCAAGGCATGGGCGGCAGTTAATGACATAAGGAGGGATTTTCCTGTTGATTTGATCGACATCAATGATGCCAGTGAGATTTTGCTGGAGCATATAGAAAATGGATGGGAACTGTGA